The following are encoded in a window of Psilocybe cubensis strain MGC-MH-2018 chromosome 4, whole genome shotgun sequence genomic DNA:
- a CDS encoding Transmembrane protein 208-like protein (Transmembrane protein 208 homolog) → MANASGKRIANQNESTVKTLRLGMILPTLLSLVLRFLFRKSSLPPSKGSLAIYIVTFFPAFFLSNYLIKQGSPRRDPTTGTLISSGEDLSQPGVTEWCFDILYITWACQIGSGAFGEWFWWLYMIIPLYAVFKLWTSVISPLVLGKGSGGPAESTTEKEPVGSKRQEKLRKRQEKGDPRVRVQTGRR, encoded by the exons ATGGCAAATGCCAGCGGGAAAAGAATTG CAAATCAAAATGAATCGACTGTGAAAACTCTGAGGCTCGGCATGATATTGCCtaccctcctctcccttgtGCTTCGTTTCCTATTTAGAAAGAGTTCTCTTCCCCCTTCTAAAGGGTCATTGGCTATCTATATAGTCACTTTCTTTCCGGCGTTCTTCCTTTCCAATTATCTCATCAAGCAAGGCTCACCTCGGCGCGATCCAACAACCGGCACTTTAATATCCTCTGGCGAAGATTTAAGTCAGCCTGGAGTAACAGAATGGTGCTTTGATATTCTATACATCACTT GGGCATGTCAAATTGGTAGTGGGGCATTTGGCGAATGGTTTTGGTGGTTGTACATGATT ATTCCCTTATACGCTGTGTTTAAGCTATGGACATCTGTGATCTCACCTTTGGTTCTGGGAAAAGGGTCCGGCGGTCCCGCGGAAAGCACCACGGAAAAAGAGCCTGTAGGAAGCAAAAGACAGGAAAAACTCCGTAAACGACAAGAAAAAGGCGACCCTCGTGTGCGAGTACAAACAGGAAGAAGATAA
- a CDS encoding Riboflavin kinase yields MPPTAAEYAARQEIPVAQVQSRAPRPTIVGPDTLEQPFPIYLVGPVQKGFGRGGKDLGCPTANLPDDSITPISSVAKTGVYYGYAQVLPPQDHLSDFHNADLKVLPMVMSLGWNPFYKNKVLTAEIHIMHNFKSDFYGYEMRAVVLGYIRPELDYISREALIEDIEIDKQVALNCLQRPAYQIYANDSHFQIPESEFKASM; encoded by the exons ATGCCTCCAACTGCTGCAGAGTACGCCGCCAGACAGGAGATCCCCGTCGCTCAAGTTCAGTCTCGTGCTCCACGTCCAACCATCGTTGGCCCCGACACTCTCGAGCAGCCCTTTCCAATATACTTGGTTGGCCCTGTCCAGAAGGGCTTTGGTCGTGGCGGAAAGGATCTCGGTTGTCCCACCG CAAATCTACCCGACGACTCAATCACACCAATAAGTTCAGTCGCAAAGACCGGTGTATACTACGGCTATGCTCAggttcttcctcctcaagaCCACTTGAGTGATTTCCACAATGCCGATCTCAAAGTCTTGCCCATGGTCATGAGCCTAGGATGGAACCCATTTTACAAGAACAAGGTGCTCACTGCT GAAATTCACATCATGCACAACTTCAAGTCCGACTTCTACGGCTATGAAATGAGAGCCGTCGTGTTGGGCTATATTCGCCCAGAGCTCGACTACATATCAAGAG AGGCGTTGATCGAGGATATCGAAATTGACAAACAGGTCGCTCTCAACTGCCTACAACGACCGGCATACCAGATATACGCCAACGATAGCCATTTCCAAATACCAGAGTCAGAGTTCAAGGCGAGCATGTAG
- a CDS encoding Putative 37S ribosomal protein S18, mitochondrial yields MFALRASSSSTRSALRTCPRLFASFSSTSRANAAGPVIADFLEEDSGPASATPFNIAEPPQVDGPPTAAGGFYAKSNMLGLASRYNQPPRAATRAELPEYKLHCRSSRNNTIVTFTKPDGSTIAWCSGGSTENKFKKANRAKFEAGYQCAKHIFGRILEYYHGHENFKLQLFFKGFGEGREAMKTALLAAEGDPIRPLISRVTDRTPIKIGGTRAKKARRG; encoded by the coding sequence ATGTTCGCCCTCAGAGCGTCCTCTTCGTCCACCCGCTCCGCTCTCAGAACATGTCCTCGCCTTTTTGCCTCCTTCTCATCAACTTCGCGGGCGAATGCTGCCGGACCTGTCATAGCCGACTTTCTTGAGGAAGACAGTGGGCCAGCCAGCGCGACTCCCTTCAATATAGCTGAGCCTCCACAGGTCGATGGCCCGCCAACCGCAGCCGGTGGTTTCTATGCAAAATCCAACATGTTAGGCCTTGCTTCAAGGTATAACCAGCCCCCTCGTGCAGCAACAAGAGCAGAGCTCCCAGAATACAAACTGCACTGCCGTTCTTCTCGCAATAACACCATTGTCACATTCACCAAACCAGACGGCTCTACTATTGCGTGGTGCTCTGGTGGAAGCACTGAAAACAAATTCAAAAAGGCCAACCGTGCAAAGTTTGAAGCTGGCTATCAATGTGCCAAACACATTTTCGGCAGAATCCTGGAGTATTATCATGGCCACGAAAATTTCAAGTTGCAACTGTTCTTCAAGGGCTTTGGTGAAGGACGGGAAGCTATGAAAACAGCTTTATTGGCAGCTGAAGGTGATCCAATCCGGCCTCTTATTTCTCGGGTCACAGATCGGACACCAATAAAAATCGGAGGAACGAGAGCAAAGAAGGCCAGAAGAGGCTAA
- a CDS encoding qcr9 subunit 9 of the ubiquinol cytochrome-c reductase complex — MSLSTTFYNAFFKRNSVFVGTVFAGAFAFGIGFDIGVSKFYDTWNKGKQWKDIRHKYVQEE, encoded by the exons ATGTCG CTCTCTACCACCTTCTACAACGCCTTCTTCAAGCGAAACA GCGTGTTCGTTGGAACTGTTTTCGCCGGAGCATTCGCCTTTGGAATCGGCTTTGACATTGGCGTTTCCAAATTCTACGACACCTGGAACAAGGGA AAACAATGGAAAGATATCCGTCATAAATACGTACAAGAAGAGTAG
- a CDS encoding RNA-binding protein with serine-rich domain 1-like protein (RNA-binding protein with serine-rich domain 1 homolog), which yields MSRERSPSPHKDADMEIDSQSPTDKSDSKVVIVTNLTRNVVESHLKVVFGFYGEITKVDLPVFGKSGQNRGKAALEFAESASAHKAASHMDGGQLDGNHDPRPEDPGTGGTDQEAFLDPAPGRVLVLAPDHLPRASDAEVEAQIRATETATVILSAEDRLAVEDPRHAICTAPTTARARVHARLSAGDHLTDRRRRGDVLQATPAVVMGVVGQDQEAILSAPVALAHARFRALVRGRCHTLVTRVIPEAVAARGR from the exons ATGTCCAGAGAAAGGTCTCCATCGCCCCACAAAGATGCAGATATGGAGATAGACTCCCAGTCTCCGACAGATAAATCAGACTCAAAAGTTGTCATAGTCACAAACCTAACACGCAACGTCGTTGAATCCCACCTCAAAGTCGTCTTCGGCTTCTATGGTGAAATAACCAAAGTCGACCTTCCGGTTTTCGGAAAAT CTGGCCAAAATAGAGGGAAAGCTGCATTGGAATTCGCCGAATCCGCTTCAGCCCACAAGGCGGCTTCGCATATGGATGGAGGCCAACTCGATGGAAAC CACGACCCCCGCCCCGAGGACCCAGGAACGGGAGGGACAGACCAAGAAGCTTTTCTCGATCCCGCTCCCGGTCGCGTTCTCGTACTCGCTCCCGATCACCTCCCCCGGGCTTCAGACGCAGAGGTGGAGGCCCAGATCCGCGCGACAGAGACCGCAACCGTGATTCTTTCCGCGGAAGACCGTTTGGCCGTCGAGGACCCCCGCCACGCGATATGTACCGCCCCAACAACCGCTCGCGCACGCGTTCACGCTCGCCTATCCGCCGGGGACCATCTGACagaccgccgccgccgaggAGACGTTCTCCAAGCTACACCCGCGGTGGTTATGGGCGTCGTAGGTCAAGATCAAGAAGCTATTCTGTCCGCTCCAGTCGCTCTCGCACACGCTCGCTTTCGCGCTCTCGTTCGCGGTCGATGTCATACTCTAGTGACTCGCGTTATACCCGAAGCCGTAGCCGCTCGAGGTCGGTGA
- a CDS encoding NPC intracellular sterol transporter 1-related protein 1, which yields MKPIDQNGKCVMRGSCGKKGFFGKPLPCPYDGPPVELKRSARKLLQDVCGPELTEGPTCCSEDQIETLQQNFEQVEPLLSTCPACRNNFRTFFCTFTCSPQQSTFLNITSTQEMSGGKIAVASLDFFVEEQYGKGFFDSCKNVQYGNTNGYIMDIIGGGATEYSAFLESLGEEKPLGSPFQIDFPLSSPPDIQQLNKTARNCADNDLSSRCTCIDCPSVCPIIAPVLPPNEIPTCQVGSITCLSFFLILTYSLAVLGFLIGYYIPTIQRRRERTNERVALSVDAASPRIHTRGLVGAGSLAQTLEDDSLGAHSESRHLGRGASLLDPTETVQPRHYRLNGILRRVFYRLGLFTATSPWLTFAIVFLVVGLLNLGWKQFEVETDPVRLWVSPSSESKLQKEFFDSNFGPFYRTEQIFVTSAPAAVEESSNDTVSSQGIVIGNKEPVLTWEHLKYWVNIEAEIQELESRSGYTLHDVCFKPEGPRGACVVQSVAAWFGNDLDNYDEDNWSRQLKRCAASPADCLPEFKQPLAPQYVLGGVPVTEDGRKEYLQSEAMVITYVVSDSLDTKIQAKAMEWEERLREYLINLSDRAGTEAGLEIAFSTGVSLEEEINKSTNTDVRIVVLSYLAMFFYVSLTLGNGSASREEDGIVSSLMEWGRNFPKLFSRSSIISSSLSVDSRTTPRWFPRLPRSLFVGSKFTLGLFGIFLVILSVSTSVGLFSLLGVKVTLIIAEVIPFLVLAVGVDNVFILVHELDRQNFLHGPNASAQTQVPGYAAPMSPTYSHRSPFDSTHNEIDVGSMPLYLIPEERVARTLAKMGPSILLSTITETLAFALGALVPMPAVRNFALYAAGSVLLNAILQVTVFMSALLLDLKRYEDSRVDCFPCIRLPSRIALLDMPNTGSGLGSIARFIRRYYAPFLLKPFTKAAVLITFSGVFVASIISMQHIQLGLDQRLALPSESYLVNYFDNLDAYLDIGPPVYFVSKDVDVTQRDGQRALCGRFTTCNDFSLANRLEAERKRPESSFVAEPTASWIDDFFGWLNPSITSCCRVRIDDPSVFCRPRDDDDDCQPCYLGKEPGWNITLDGLPENEEFMRYFKQWRNSPTDEDCPLGGKASFASAISLNELGNKVDASHFRTFHSPLKTQEDFINAFAAAHRIADEISADTGTTVFPYSLFYVFFDQYAHIVAITQEILGLGLAAVLIVTALLLGSWRTGVIVTGVVSLTVVTVMGVMSIWGISLNAISLVNLVISLGIAVEFCAHVARAFMSAGTGFPVDHPSGQKERDERMWTALVDVGPSVLSGITFTKLIGMSVLALTRSKLLEIYYFRMWLTLIISGALHGLVLLPVVLSIAGGAGFPQQEADEEWMSNAIRNDYEYTPFLADDDSIVSD from the exons ATGAAGCCAATTGACCAGAATGGCAAATGTGTTATGCGGGGTTCGTGTGGAAAGAAGGGGTTCTTTGGCAAGCCGTTACCTTGTCCTTACGACGGCCCACCAGTAGAG CTCAAACGTTCTGCACGCAAACTACTCCAAGATGTCTGTGGTCCAGAACTCACAGAAGGCCCTACATGTTGCAGCGAAGATCAAATAGAGACGCTGCAACAGAACTTTGAACAGGTCGAACCCCTTCTATCAACATGTCCAGCATGTCGAAACAATTTCCGCACCTTTTTCTGCACATTCACCTGTTCACCACAGCAAAGTACTTTCCTAAATATCACTTCCACCCAGGAAATGTCAGGCGGAAAGATAGCTGTTGCATCACTTGACTTCTTTGTAGAGGAGCAGTACGGGAAGGGTTTCTTTGACAGCTGCAAGAACGTTCAATATGGAAATACGAATGGCTACATCATGGATATCATTGGCGGTGGGGCAACGGAATATTCGGCCTTCCTCGAGTCATTGGGGGAGGAGAAGCCGCTTGGAAGCCCCTTCCAGATAGACTTTCCACTTAGTTCTCCACCGGACATTCAGCAGCTCAACAAAACAGCTCGTAACTGTGCAGACAATGACCTTTCCAGTCGTTGTACTTGCATCGACTGTCCCAGTGTTTGCCCGATCATCGCCCCTGTACTACCGCCCAACGAAATTCCCACCTGTCAAGTTGGAAGCATTACATGCTtatcattttttctcattctcaCCTACTCTCTTGCGGTTTTGGGATTCCTCATTGGATATTATATTCCAACTATACAGCGTCGACGAGAAAGAACCAACGAGCGGGTGGCGTTGTCCGTGGACGCTGCATCGCCTCGTATTCATACCCGAGGACTTGTTGGTGCAGGCTCTCTTGCACAAACCCTTGAAGATGATTCTCTTGGTGCTCACTCCGAGTCACGCCATCTAGGCCGTGGTGCATCTCTTTTGGACCCCACGGAAACCGTACAACCACGGCATTATCGACTGAACGGTATTCTACGACGCGTTTTTTACCGACTAGGTCTTTTCACAGCTACTTCTCCTTGGTTAACGTTCGCTATCGTCTTCCTTGTTGTCGGCCTTCTTAATCTTGGATGGAAACAGTTTGAAGTGGAGACTGACCCTGTCAGATTATGGGTATCACCATCTTCGGAAAGCAAACTGCAGAAAGAATTTTTTGACAGCAATTTTGGTCCTTTCTACAGGACGGAGCAGATCTTTGTTACATCTGCGCCCGCAGCTGTGGAAGAATCTTCAAATGACACGGTCTCCTCTCAAGGAATAGTTATCGGTAACAAGGAACCCGTCCTCACTTGGGAGCATCTCAAGTATTGGGTCAACATCGAAGCCGAGATCCAGGAACTTGAATCAAGGAGCGGATATACACTCCATGATGTATGCTTCAAGCCCGAAGGACCGCGCGGCGCATGTGTTGTTCAGTCGGTGGCTGCATGGTTTGGTAACGACTTGGACAATTATGATGAAGATAACTGGTCCCGTCAGCTGAAAAGATGTGCAGCGTCACCTGCCGACTGTTTACCTGAATTCAAACAGCCATTGGCCCCTCAATACGTTCTTGGTGGAGTGCCTGTTACTGAGGATGGTAGAAAAGAATATCTGCAGAGCGAGGCAATGGTCATTACCTACGTGGTATCCGATTCCTTGGATACCAAAATCCAAGCAAAAGCCATGGAATGGGAGGAAAGATTGAGGGAATACTTGATCAATCTCTCTGACAGAGCAGGAACTGAAGCCGGCTTGGAAATCGCGTTTTCTACAGGCGTCtctctggaagaagaaattaaCAAGAGCACCAATACTGACGTTAGAATTGTAGTACTATCGTACTTGGCGATGTTCTTCTACGTATCATTGACACTAGGCAATGGGTCTGCTAGTCGAGAAGAAGACGGTATCGTATCTTCTTTAATGGAGTGGGGTCGCAACTTTCCGAAGCTGTTTTCGCGATCAAGTatcatttcatcttccctATCGGTGGATTCTCGAACGACACCTCGATGGTTCCCTCGCCTACCACGGTCACTATTCGTTGGGTCCAAGTTTACCTTAGGCTTATTCGGCATCTTCCTTGTCATCCTTTCGGTTTCCACCTCAGTTGGGCTTTTCTCCCTCCTTGGAGTGAAAGTTACCCTGATTATCGCGGAAGTCATACCGTTTTTAGTGCTTGCTGTTGGTGTCGACAATGTTTTTATTTTAGTTCATGAACTTGACCGCCAGAATTTCCTTCACGGACCCAATGCTTCCGCACAAACACAAGTTCCAGGGTACGCTGCCCCAATGTCGCCGACCTATTCGCACAGATCACCCTTTGACTCGACGCACAATGAGATCGATGTAGGGTCAATGCCACTATACCTGATCCCAGAAGAACGTGTTGCACGGACACTGGCAAAGATGGGCCCGTCGATATTACTGAGCACTATCACAGAAACGCTGGCATTTGCTCTTGGAGCCCTTGTTCCAATGCCGGCCGTCCGTAACTTTGCGCTCTACGCTGCTGGTAGCGTCCTGTTGAATGCTATTCTTCAAGTGACCGTGTTTATGAGCGCTCTACTATTGGATCTCAAGAGATACGAG GACAGTCGAGTTGACTGCTTCCCGTGTATCCGACTGCCATCTCGAATTGCCTTGTTGGATATGCCCAATACTGGTAGCGGCTTGGGGTCAATTGCTCGTTTCATTCGCCGATATTATGCCCCTTTCCTGTTGAAACCTTTCACTAAAGCTGCGGTGTTGATAACATTCTCTGGTGTTTTTGTTGCATCTATAATTTCAATGCAACACATTCAGCTTGGTTTGG ATCAACGACTGGCACTCCCATCTGAGTCATATTTGGTCAATTACTTTGACAACCTTGATGCATATTTGGACATTGGTCCTCCAGTCTACTTTGTCTCCAAGGATGTCGACGTGACTCAGCGTGATGGTCAGAGAGCTCTTTGTGGAAGATTTACGACATGCAACGACTTTTCATTGGCAAACAGGCTGGAGGCAGAAAGGAAGCGACCGGAGTCATCCTTTGTTGCGGAGCCAACGGCTTCTTGGATTGACGATTTCTTTGGCTGGCTCAACCCCAGTATTACATCATGCTGTCGTGTTCGCATAGATGACCCTTCTGTATTCTGCAGGCCTcgcgatgacgacgacgactgcCAGCCATGCTACCTTGGCAAAGAACCGGGATGGAACATTACTCTGGACGGTTTACCTGAGAACGAAGAATTCATGAGATACTTCAAACAATGGCGTAATTCTCCTACCGACGAGGATTGCCCATTAGGAGGCAAGGCGTCCTTTGCCTCTGCAATCTCTCTCAACGAACTCGGCAACAAGGTCGACGCTTCACATTTCCGTACTTTCCATTCGCCTCTGAAGACCCAGGAAGACTTTATCAACGCGTTTGCCGCGGCACATAGAATCGCGGATGAGATTTCAGCCGACACAGGTACTACCGTATTCCCATATTCTCTTTTCTACGTCTTTTTCGATCAGTATGCGCATATTGTCGCCATTACCCAAGAAATATTGGGTTTGGGTCTCGCTGCCGTACTCATCGTCACAGCCCTACTTTTGGGATCCTGGAGGACAGGTGTTATTGTTACAGGCGTTGTTTCTCTGACGGTGGTTACTGTAATGGGTGTCATGTCCATTTGGGGCATCAGTTTGAATGCTATCAGTCTCGTCAACTTGGTCATCTCTTTAGGCATAGCCGTCGAATTTTGTGCGCATGTTGCCAGGGCTTTTATGAGTGCTGGAACTGGATTTCCCGTTGACCATCCGTCTGGTCAGAAAGAGCGCGACGAAAGGATGTGGACAGCTTTGGTGGATGTAGGGCCTTCC GTTCTCTCCGGTATCACTTTCACAAAATTAATAGGGATGTCGGTACTTGCTCTCACGCGATCCAAGCTTTTGGAG ATTTATTACTTCAGGATGTGGTTAACTTTGATTATTTCGGGCGCTTTGCATGGACTGGTTCTTTTACCAGTAGTGCTGAGCATTGCAGGTGGGGCGGGATTTCCGCAACAGGAGGCAGACGAAGAATGGATGTCGAATGCCATTCGCAATGATTATGAATATAC ACCATTTTTAGCGGATGATGATTCCATCGTCAGCGACTAG
- a CDS encoding 2-(3-amino-3-carboxypropyl)histidine synthase subunit 1, producing the protein MESTSTPQASGSKPTPTASKPRKRFIGSKSAKPSKPGVQSAISNQIPQDILHDAQLNAAIKQLPSNYSFEIHKTIHHVRKNNATMVALQMPEGLQMFACTIADIIERFTSALTVIMGDVTYGACCVDDYTAVALGCDMLVHYGHSCLVPLDQTTIKTLYVFVEIGIDSNHLVQSIRMNFPDDRETFHRNLLDAEEARAQIPIGTHIGVGRNLRIEQAPSAESTVVDEEPVSSTSRAPTRLALVSTIQFVAALQRLKEDLSVDLSQQETGALSNSHKYNLWTGKYDTVIPRSKPLSPGEILGCTAPRLTDVDALIYLGDGRFHLESIMIANPDVPAFRYDPYSKKLTRERYDHREMQAIRDDAVQIARRSLDRPLKDGDESPLWGVILGTLGRQGNLKQMQAVAHQLQASKTPIPYIQILLSELSPAKLALFNPHISTFIQTSCPRLSIDWGYAFEKPLLSPYETSVAVGKASSWMDTASESSLGIYPMDFYAAGSPWATSRTKARFDDA; encoded by the exons ATGGAGAGTACCTCAACACCACAGGCGTCTGGCTCAAAGCCTACGCCTACCGCTTCCAAGCCACGGAAGCGATTCATTGGAAGCAAGTCTGCTAAGCCTTCCAAACCAGGAGTACAGTCTGCAATCAGCAACCAGATTCCCCAAGACATCCTCCACGACGCACAGCTCAATGCGGCCATCAAACAATTACCTTCAAACTACTCGTTTGAGATTCACAAAACCATTCATCATGTTCGCAAAAACAATGCTACAATGGTTGCTCTCCAAATGCCAGAGGGTCTCCAAATGTTTGCTTGCACCATAGCGGATATAATCGAACG GTTTACTTCGGCATTGACTGTCATTATGGGCGACGTTACGTATGGCGCATGCTGCGTCGATGATTATACTGCTGTTGCTTTGGGCTGCGATATGCTTGTGCATTATGGGCATAGTTGCCTAG TACCCCTGGATCAAACCACGATTAAAACATTATATGTCTTTGTCGAGATTGGCATAGATTCTAACCATCTTGTCCAAAGTATAAGAATGAATTTCCCAGATGATCGCGAGACATTCCATCGAAATCTTTTGGACGCGGAGGAAGCAAGAGCACAAATACCTATCGGAACTCACATTGGAGTTGGCCGCAATCTTCGGATAGAACAGGCGCCTTCTGCAGAAAGCACTGTGGTGGATGAAGAACCCGTTTCCTCGACTTCACGCGCACCGACAAGATTGGCATTGGTTTCGACTATACAATTTGTAGCTGCATTGCAACGGTTGAAGGAAGACCTTTCAGTTGATCTCAGTCAACAAGAGACCGGCGCACTCTCAAACAGCCACAAATACAACCTATGGACAGGAAAATACGATACGGTCATTCCGAGGTCGAAGCCACTATCTCCAGGAGAAATTCTGGGCTGTACGGCACCCCGCTTGACTGACGTTGACGCGTTGAT TTATCTGGGTGATGGACGATTCCACCTGGAATCCATTATGATTGCGAATCCTGATGTCCCAGCATTCCGATACGACCCTTATTCCAAAAAGTTGACGAGAGAACGTTATGATCATCGAGAAATGCAAGCCATCAGAGATGATGCTGTCCAGATTGCCCGCAGGAGTCTCGATCGACCCTTGAAAGACGGGGATGAATCACCCCTCTGGGGTGTCATTCTCGGCACTCTAGGCAGACAAGGAAATCTAAAGCAAATGCAG GCAGTGGCTCAtcagcttcaagcttcaaaaaCGCCAATTCCGTATATTCAGATACTCTTATCAGAACTGTCACCTGCGAAATTGGCACTGTTCAACCCACATATCTCGACTTTTATTCAAACGTCGTGCCCGCGGTTATCTATCGACTGGGGTTATGCATTCGAGAAACCGTTGCTGAGCCCATACGAAACATCTGTGGCTGTTGGGAAAGCTTCAAGCTGGATGGATACGGCATCAGAGTCTTCTTTGGGCATATACCCGATGGACTTTTATGCCGCTGGTAGCCCATGGGCAACGTCAAGGACAAAAGCGAGGTTCGATGATGCTTGA